Within the Salmo salar chromosome ssa12, Ssal_v3.1, whole genome shotgun sequence genome, the region GGACTAATCTGAACTACTCTaataagaaatgcttgttttcaTTCAAAAGAAAATGTTGTACGGTTTTAACAGTGTGCGCTAATGAATACAAAGTAAGATACGTATGACAAAACACAATATTGATGGCATTGCATTGTTGATATAATACTATATGCATCCCACTCACTGTTAGATTATCTGATCAAGCCGATAAGatttatttaacctgtttggggGTTGAGGAAATACTTACTAATAACAGTTTGATCTGAAACCAGGATGTGGATGACGCCACTTTGTCTCGCCTGGAGCTGGAGAGGAAGATCGAGTCTCTGATGGATGAGATTGAGTTCCTCAAGAAACTACATGATGAGGTAGATGCAGCTGCTGAGATGGTCGACCACAAATCATGGTCTTTATGATGATCCATGCATCATCATACCTTTTTGGATTCAACCTGCTATTTAGAGGACTTTTTTTCCAATGAACCTCTCACTTGCTCTGCGGTCTTCTCAGGAGATCGAGGAGGTGCAGGTGAGTTTCCAGACCCAGCAGATGAAGATGGAGGTGGACCAGACCGCCAGGCCTGACCTGACCGCTGCCCTCAAGGACATCAGGGCCCAGTACGAGAACATCGCCTCCAAGAACATGCATGAGTCTGAGGAGTGGTACAAGTCCAAGGTGAGGGGGgaacaatggacacacacacaaaattgaaCTAcctaatctcacacacacacacacacacacacacacacacacacacacacacacacacacacacacacacacacacacacacacacacacgcacacacgcacacacgcatgcacacacacacgaatgcacacacacagagtaacacCTGTTCttatttgtgtgtttgttctgTGCTCCTGCAGTTTGCTGACCTGACAGACTCTGCCAAGCGTAACACTGATGCTATGAGGCAGGCCAAGCAAGAGCAAAACGAGCACAGGAGGCAGATGCAGTCCCTCAGCTGTGAGATTGATGCACTGAAGAGCACGGTGAGGCCTCATAGAACTTGCCTATTTGTCTGTAATCAACCCCAATTTACACTGGCTGAGTGAGCAACAACAGTACAATGATCTCAGGCTTAACCCAAAATGACTGCCAGCCATGAATCACCCAAGTGGGTCATGCATGTAAGTAGAGGATGATGCGAGTGAGCAAAATCCCTTATAATTtcctcccccccaaaaatctcCCACAATCTTCCCCCAGGGATGGAATACAGTATTTGTATAAGCCCATGTGGGCTGGGCATCCTGAAGATGCAAGATACTCTTTTAATAAAATCCCCCCATTTCCTCCtgccctcactgtatgtatgtgtgtatttttcAGAACGAGGCTCTGCTGAGGCAGATGCGTGAGATGGAGGACCAGTTTGGCGTGGAGGCCAATAACTACCAGGACAACGTGGTCCGCCACGAGGAGGAGATCCACCACCTGAAGGACGAGATGGCCCGACACCTGAGGGAGTACCAGGACCTGCTCAACGTCAAGATGGCCCTGGACATAGAAATCGCCACTTACCGCAAGctgctggagggagaggagagcaggtgaGGAGGATAAGGGTTAGGACATCCTTACTCGCAGCTGATTATGAACACATTCTTGAGCTAACCTATTGCTTCATTTCTCTTTAGGATTACTGTTCCCATGCATCCCTCCCAGTATGGCCGTAGTGGTGATAGGGGTGAGTTCCATCATATTGCCAATAATACTAGTCTTTATCTCTCAATTTATTTCCCTCTCCATGCAAATACACATATACTTGCCAATATTATCTTTATATTTAACATATCCAGAATCTATGATATGTATATAAATGATCATGCACAGTATCTATGTCACTAAATCTGGCTTATCCCCTCATAGGCTATGACCATACCCCAGACACCCCTAGCAGGAAGCCTGTGGTGATTAAGACAGTGGAGACTCGTGATGGAGAGGTAAACATTCCAAATATTCCCTGGTATCAAGAAAATGTGTTCCATACTTTCCATGTCCACCTTGATATTCATTATACAGTGAAATTTCACGAGAAAGCATTTGCAGGAAGTGGTGGAATTTGACTGAGGTCtgtttctcttcttctcttcctccaggtggtgaaggaatcaaagaaggagaaggagaggagtgagagggatGGCAACCATGATAGTAATGACAGGGATCATGGCAGGGATGACCACGATGACTAGAATAGTTAGGTACCAATCACCTGTTCCAGATTCAGATGTagcaatacaatacaaaataagaaaaaaatgtgtTAAAAGCTACATACTCCATAATTGCTGCTCACCTTTCACCCTTTAAGATCCAATTTTTCTGTAGAGCAGAGAGCCTGTAGTATATATTTGTGCAATGTTAAAAGTTGATGAAATCTCTTTTAGATAGCAAACTTAGTCACAGGATGTGATCATGGTGCTAGTTTCAATAACCGATCATTCCTCATTgaagaaaaaatacaaaacaaagacaGCCATACATGAGCATACACAGACACGATAGTCCTATCACGCAGTGCATGAACACAGACTTCAGTAAATTTAACCTTTTTATCAATACACCACTTGAGGCCTTGATTTACAGTTAAAttatatttttaaaaaaaattgtagctGAACTTATCATTCAATAAAATGGGTAAATGGAAAGTGGCAAAAACAAAGCAAAAGGTTTTTTGTGAtcatccacaaaaaaaaaaacatctctgaCACGGTACTCTCTCCAGTCGAAGGACATTATTTGATTTAGCTTTGAGAGACAGTGGACAACAATCAGTACAATTTAAAAAGGAGAGGGTCTTTGTATAGTGTCATGGAACTCTCAATGTAAAATATCCTGCCAGAGAGGGACCACCAATAGGATTGATTATAGATACATACAGAACAGTCAAAGGCCACAGTAGCAGCACTACATACTCTGCTCACATTACACTCACCTCAAAATAGAAGGGAAATGTGCTATGCGATTATATGAGAATGTGTGTTTTTGACagcaatagaaaaaaaagaaaatgaaaatGCTAATAAAGTAATCTGGAACAGAGCTATGGAGTTTATCTTTATTCATTTGTATTGTATACTCTCATACTACTACAAAATCCTGTATAAAATGGAGATAAGGTTGACAATTGCAATGAATGTGTATTTGCATAAGTGAAACATATCAATCAACAACTATTATACAGCAGAAATGAGTTCAACATTAACTTGATTTATTACACAGTAATACTTCATAATAACTAAGAAATCTGATTTCCAGTGCTCTTTTGTGTGAAGTGTACTATtttaaaatagaaaatatagatcAGTTACAAGTTAGTCACCATGGAGACTGGCACCTTGTGGGACAAAATGCAGCCAAGCAACTTCCGGTGAGTAATGCAGAGGCTGGTCATTGCTCCCAATGGAAATCTCTTAATGTACTTATCTTTTAAACAGGGCAACTGGGACCAAAATACAACTACAGACTGAAATAGTCAATTTCCGTTCATTACATACTCTAAACAGGTCCACCTGGTTGTTGTCACTTATAAGGCTTGACATGTGTAATCTGATATCATGTTTATGCAAattatttgaaaaaaaatctaatctcagacattgacaatatacattttttCTGCAAAACAAGAGCATATTATACCTGTAGGCTGACCTGTTGACATGCAATGCAAGTGTGGATGATCTATTTTACATGTCTATGTAACAAATCATTCCCTAATGTTTGTTTTGATGTTATGCTAATTGGTCCAGAAATGTCAATAGTAGGTGTAAACTAATTCGCGTGAGGGACTAGACAACTATTTCTTAGCAGCCACTGATGACACTAAAGTGCATGATTTACCATTTAACAGCAGTGAAGGCTACGATTCACGAGCGCTGCATCGGCGGTGGTCACGCTGAACTTGATTGTGATTCTTGGAAGAAACCAACAGCTGTGCATTTCAGTATTATGTAGAGCTattttgagagaatgccaagagtgtgcaaagctgtcatcaaggcatagggtggctactttgaagaatctcaaatataaaatagatttagatttgtttaacacttttttggttacaacatgattccatatgtgatattttatcattttgatgtcttcactattattctacaatgtggaaaatagtaaaaataaagaaaaacccttgaatgagtaggtgtgtccaaacatttgactggtactgtatatttttttgttgttgcctgttttgcgtgttattttggcattcattca harbors:
- the LOC106565440 gene encoding plasticin, encoding MSQPSMNHLSGRASTSYRRTFGGPNPISMSSYSPSYSRMPMSSGHYMRSMSPVVPSRSSNHHHQQRQRSSTQPPRLTYEKVDFQLADAVNAEFLATRSNEKVELQDLNDRFASFIDKVHYLEQQNSGLQQELSQFKGQQQEGQPNRATELFQEELRELRTQLDHVGKERDQYQVERDNLAEDMNLIKQRLDEENQKRAEAESNLLVFRKDVDDATLSRLELERKIESLMDEIEFLKKLHDEEIEEVQVSFQTQQMKMEVDQTARPDLTAALKDIRAQYENIASKNMHESEEWYKSKFADLTDSAKRNTDAMRQAKQEQNEHRRQMQSLSCEIDALKSTNEALLRQMREMEDQFGVEANNYQDNVVRHEEEIHHLKDEMARHLREYQDLLNVKMALDIEIATYRKLLEGEESRITVPMHPSQYGRSGDRGYDHTPDTPSRKPVVIKTVETRDGEVVKESKKEKERSERDGNHDSNDRDHGRDDHDD